The Cryptomeria japonica chromosome 9, Sugi_1.0, whole genome shotgun sequence DNA segment TTGAAATTTTTTTAGTAGCTCAATCTTTAGGATAAGGACACTGGGGGAAATAACATAAggtttagacttaggaaaattaatGCACCCGCTGAATAAAAAATTAAAGGGGACTTGCCTAGGATGATGTAGGTAGACACAACCTTAGGAAATAAAAGGGGGAACTTGACCACGGGGCTAACAAGGTAAAGCGTGAGACTTAGGAAAAACTAATAGGGGCTTGACAAAAGAATTAATGCCTAGGAAAAGATATGGCCCCTCCAATGACGACATGACCCTCAGACTTGAGTGAAAAAAGTAACGCAGAATTAAAACACGTTTAGGGGTTTAACAATAGGACCTAATCAAGAatgcacaaaccctaaaccctaatcttgAAACACGGGACACAAAGCCAAATAaattcaaaatgaccaatattttgactaagACATGAAGATTTTTTGCACAATCATTTTCAGAACTATCAGAATCTCAGTTTGTATTTGTATGTCTGTCATTGGGGTGTTATTCACCTTTCTTTAGTTttgttttccttcctttttgtactttcaagtcaaaagtacacaaaaaatacaaatacctccatcatacgagggagcttcccctctcaaatgtagaggaagattggagtTTGATTGCAATTTCTCCAATTGTTAGCATGGTTGTCACTGCTCTTTGGGCAAATAGGGTCAATTTCAGAGAAGCAATcgtagtgacaaatctgtttaccaacaaattttCATCAATCCAACCCTTCTAGCATGCATCAACTAACATGCCACTAATGCGCATACATGAAATAAGAAAATTTATTTTTAGAGTTCCCTAGAATTGCAATCATCTCTCTAATACCTATTGTCATACCAagaattcaagacatgaaaattcGCAAAACTTTTTTTTTACATATTAAATGCATCCACAAGAATATGGTAATGGAACTTGAAAGTGTTCAAGGATTCAAATTCACTCAAGCGCCAATGTCTTAATTCAAAGGCTGACTTATAGTTTACATTATTACTAAAATGGTATTGTTACCTTGATCTATTAACTCAATTTAATAAGAAGGGTGTCACCATCACACAAGCTTCTTTGAGCCATAGATTACAATTCATGTTCTCGCACCCTCACACGCTCTTAAGTATATTACTTAAATAATCTCAGTTAGTTATTTGACTAGAGGAAATAAGGACGACTTTGGTAGGAGGTCAATAAGAAATTCATTAATTAGAAGTAGAGCATAATTATATCCATGCACCTACTAAGTTGTTCTAGATTGACTTGATATTATTCCACAGTTTGGCTAAATCATCCATGTAATATGATTCCTTGATTCTCGTTGGCATGTGTAGGAAAGAAAACTTTACCCATTAATGTAATTCCCTTTTATTTTGAATTAATGCTCCTAACTAGGTAAGTCTCTCCctaaattataatttttataaaaCTATTATTTTACACTCTTTGATTCTAATTTTTGCCATGGGATATTTCTATCTAACACTCTTAGATAAGGTTAATTGTCATTAAAATAATAGCTAAGAATAATTAAGTCATCATTTATTCAATTCCAATAACAATAAAATTTCTACATATTAACATTGGTACTTATAATATGTATATAAACTTCTATTTAATAATgtgtaatttattatttattatattgatATTGGTAATAACGCTCTCACTAATATTAATGATACTACATTCTGAAATTAATACtagcatatttatattttaaaaaatctaaataaaGTACGTCGAGAGAtatcatattttaaaatatttagcaTTCATAAATAATAGTGAAGAGTTGATTGTAAAAAAAATGATGTGAAATGGTTCAATAAATCACCTAtccaaaatataaatatttaacatttaatttaCAATGATctacttatatataaatattagatttaatatttataatatttattgaaacctaaccctaatcatatatCTAATTCTAAGTCTAACCCTAACCTGAATCCTTATTTAATATTAAATCTAACCCCAATTGAATCTAGACACTAACCCTATTTATACCCTAATGTAACATTGATCCTAATGTTAATTAATCCAACCCCAAGCCTATCTTTAATTCTAATtctaaacctaaccttaaacctaatATAACTTTAAATACAACCCTTGTTGATCCCTAATGCTAAACCTGTTTAAGCCCTaatctaatattaaccctaaccataattaaccCTAAGCTTTACCTTAATTTTCTTGCATGGTTGTAGAGGATGTGGGAAAAGCCCTTTTTTGGAATTTGGAGGAAAATTGTTATGATTAGGATGGGTAGTAGATAGAAACAATGGAAGGAGTGGTGGAGAACAAGGCAAAGAGGGTAGAGTGGAGactatttgtaatgtccccttcccaaATTGCACTAACTTTTACCTAAAAACATAAATTacacaaattagggttagggtttgaacttagcAATCAACAACTTGTTAAACAAAATGAACTCTTGCATGCAGATCTTGCATATAAAGAATAAGAacaaatacaaatacatattcCTCTTATTTTTAGGGTTAGATCAAACACTAAAATCATAATACATAAGAGTTGGAGAGAAAGAGACATGAGGTTTTCTTAGAGCCATTTCTACACTGAGCCCAAGAGAAAACCTTTTACAACCTATTTAATCCCTAATCTAAAATTTAACCCTCATTGATCCATGCACCTACTAAGTTGTTCTAGATTGATTGTGGGGCATCAACATGAGCTTGTGATTCCAGAGTAGTACTTCTAGATGGTATCTGTAACATCTCCTCCAACCTTGCCTTAGTCATCTCAAATCTCTCATCAACCTTCTTCATAATCTTGCTAGTAATCTCCTCATATGTCCCAAATCTCTTAGTATTGGGATCCTTGGGCTTTCTAACCAAGATATCATAATAGGCAATCCATTCAATTCTGGAGACCTCAAAGGGCAATTTTGGGATTCATGTagttctaggctcaacaacctccacaTAGAAATTGTCTTTGTCAATCATGGAGGTGACAACTTGCTTATATATTTCAACTACATGTACAGGTATCTTATATCGCTCTTGCATATCAGtcttgaaggttttgaagaaacccCAATATGTAGCATCACAAGTTTTGCTATTTGAAAACTTATATGCTTCCTAATCTATTATGCAACATGAATATCCCTTTTCTAGACCATATTTTTCAACCCAAGCAATTCCTTTATAAAATAAAACATCAAGAAGATAATAAGAGATCCATACTAGAAGTTATATTTTTTCTCCTTTGTCTTGTGCAATTTCTCCATTAGTTGCTACTAGAAGAGCTCATAAAGATCAAAACCTTTTTCTTCTTTTACTATTTGATATGCGGTATGAATTGCAGTGGTAGTAGTAGAGCCCTCTTTGTTAGTGAATTATATTTTGTAAGTAATCCCTATTGTAGCATACCTAACCCCTAGGTCAATGATATCATCAATTGTAAGAGTTCTCTTATCAAACTTTTTAGGATGGTAAGTTTGGTAACCTCATTATTCTTCATAGACTTCAATGTCAACACTATTTTGATGGAGCACAACCTTGCCACTTCTCTTATagaatctttttttattttgtaaggtTGGTCAATATAGATAAACTCCTCATGGATGCGGCTCAACACAATCTAGATCCATTATTCTTCATAGAACATTGGAAATTTTTTTAGATGTCCAATTATCTTCTCCTCTATGTTGGCATACTCTAGTTTCAATGTGAAGTTATCATCTAGTATGTGTTTGTCCTTGAACTCTTCCATCTCACATGATTGTATTCATTCAAGGGTGAATGAATGTAAATGTGAATATCCTTGGTTTGAATTACATCAATAGGGACATGTCAAAATGCTCCAACTTTTTTGGTCACAATAGATATGTAGGGATGCTTCTTTAATACTAGACTAGGCTTCTCCACAACTTCAATCACCCTAGGTGTAGGCATGATTAATCTTTTGAAGCTCGGGGTTGTAGAAAAAACATGAAAATATGACTATTAGGTTTTGTGCATGGGTACTCTTTATCACTCTTGAATGCATTGAATGAGATAAAAAAATGATCAAGCACATTAATTAAATATCCTTCTTATCTGTCCTAGCAGATCCACATTGAATTCTCTTAGATTATAGCAACTTTGAGCCTTTCTATAATATGAAACCTCTATAAGACATTCAACAAATCTTTGTAAAGAAAGTATTTCCTTCATAAAATTGACTAAATGACACAATATCAACAACCAAACATGTCCATATCATCATTAACTAGTATGCCAAAGATTTTGGCATCTTTGCTTCATAGGGGGGTTGAAAAGTTTGTAATTTTAACTCCCCCCAAAACAATACTTTCACTTAGGTTGCAGAAGATCCATCTACACCATCTTGAATTATAGATTCATCCTAGACTTCACTTCCTtaattcttcttccaaattttgtccATTTAGTTCTTCATCTAAATTGGATCAACCATGTTTTTTGGAGAAAATGATCTCACATTATTTTCATTACAAAAATTAGCAACATGACCTTTTTTATTAGAGCTACAACATGTGGTACCATGCTGCAGACCTTATCCACCTTTTCTAATATTAGATCTACAATTAGTAGCCTTacgaccaaacttgttgcatgtgtaATAGTAACCATAGAAGGATTGAGCAGTCATAACATTATTCTTATTTGTGAAACAATTCCTCATCACTTTGGTTTTGCAAATTCAttaaccttatgaccaaatttattacaagtatAACATTGACCATTAAATGGTTAAGATTTTATAGTATTGTACCTTGGAGGCCTAAATGAATTCATGCTCATTCTACTTCTAAACTCAACAATCTTATGTACAACCTTATTGTAAGAGTATTAATTACCATTAAAAGATTAAGAGTGCCTAGTTTGAGCAATTTGATCAGGAGCTGATCTTCTAAAGTTCTTCTTGTTCCAGACGTGTAAAATTATTCCTATTTCCTTCTATCTTCTTGGATTCAACATGTGCATTTTATCTTCCCTTTTCATTCTTGCTTTCAATCTTAGAATTTTCTCCCTCCTTAAAACCAACATTACGCTTGTCTTTTTATGGTTTCTGATAATTGAGTACCTCATCAAGGAGAGACTTCCACCTTTGAGTTTCAAACCTTTCTCTATCTATTCTTTTGCATCCTCTAATTATTTTTCCAAAGCAACAATCTTTTCCTCAAGTTTGGTGCATTCAATAGATTTATCATGAATCTTGGTCTCCAAACAATCAACAATCTTCTTGAATTCAACTTGAATCTTTAGGTTAACTATGTTATCCTTAGCCTTCTTGATTTTATCATCACATTCTTTACTTCCTCCATTACTagttttcaatttaaaaattttaTCTTCTACCACTATGAGTTTGCCTTTGCATTCCTTGCCTTCTTCAATTTGAGCTTTTAGTTTGACAATTATCTTTTTTGCCTTATTGAATTTTTTCTTGTATTCTTAACATTTTGCTCTTGCAACATCTAGACCCTGTCATTAAGAGCAGACCAAAGTTCTCCTTCACAATCTACTTCATAGTCATTAAGATCAATATTCAAACCAACATGTTTCATTGCCTCAAGGTTCAATATAGATGATGTCTTTAACCATTGCTCTAGAATCCATGAGTTCAAACACATGATCTACCTCAATTGTTAGATTGATATCTTAGgaaacttgctttgataccaattgttgaacactcagATGCCGGTGAAGGGGATGGAGGTGAATCAACATTAACTAAAATTCATACATTTATTAACCATTTAAATATTAGAATATATTTGTTGGAGGGAATAACATAACAAAGCATGCACCACATAAGAACactgattttttatgtggaaaacccaataagggaaaaaccttgatgagagtTAACTTACACTATATTAAACATATGTTACAGTGTTTGTTTTGGGGCTCACAACCCAAAGAAGCTCATTGCTCCCATAAAGGACTTGCAAAGCAAGATACAATGAAATAGGGACCTGCTAAAGAGACTCACTACAAGATACGTGAAGATTATAATGAAAATGGAAATATGAATTTCTCTAGAAGAAGCATCTGACATATATTGATGTTGTACTCCTCTTTGTAGAACAATTACTTTGTCGTATTGACTTACCACACTTATAATCATTTGATACATCACCAAATCATTTTGTATGTTCCCAACCCTTCATAAATGATCTATCCTTCTTATATACCCTCCGCAACACgtcaaaacatcaattaggttggatCCAATAGGACCTAACAAATGAAACACGTGTGATCCAATATAAATCATCTTCAAACACATGTAACATGAACAAAATTAGGTTGTAGATCAAATACTTGaactcaatcaaatcccaaacacaTCCTCCAAAATATTTAAGATAGGTCGGGATTAATTGCAAATGAAGGAACTCTAATTGTCGGCCCAATATCAACACCACTCTCAAAATTGTTAATTGTTTACCTTTACACCACCAAGGAGAATCCAAAATCATCATGTAGACCAAGATGAAGGCAAAGAAGACCATATACAACCTCTTACAATCATCTTTACAAGAAATTAATCATCAAGTGATGGCACAGGTGGAGAGACCCACTAAACTAATAGAATAGGGCAAAGTAGTTTGACTAAAACACTCTTAACACAATGAATATTGCACTGCGGTACACAAAAATATTTGCAACACATATCACTGCACCCTTATACCTTCTTAAACATGTTCCCAAGTTTTCACAAGCATACCAATCACAATTGAGGAACGCAGAGCATTGTAATGAGTAATTGAGATACATTAGATTGTTAAACTGTATTTCGAAGGACAAACGCTTATAACTCTTACTCTAGAAATGGTTATGACTTAAAATTTGGGAAGTAGACaccttacacattactaaaattaACTCCAGAACCACACAATAAGGTCATGCAATGCGGTATAATGCAAAGCAAAATACCAACTCACAAACTTAGGAAAATACATTGTTAATACCTTAGACAAATTTTCTAGCCATACAAGTAAGACTAGAAGCATTGCAAGCCTTCATTTGACTCCTTGAAACATAGATAAATCAATCAATATGATTGCATTCCTCACCCAAAGTATAAATCATATGTAATAATGTGTTATTGTATATATAGCATACATCCAGATTGATACATTGTCATGGAAACCTTTGATGATCTTCTAAACTATCtccaatcatgttgatcacatatCAAACcaaatctctcaaatatctctgTCAAATATGTTGATCCTAGACATTTCTTAGCCTCTTCAATGTTTCTCAACCTCTTCAACAATAATAGTCTTTTTCTATACAAGTATActagattgacatcaatgacaacacatattgagTTATCAATGACAGCACCATGCTGCACATATTGCCAAAAAATAGGCCTTGATGGCTTTGGCATTTAATTAACCACACATTCGTTACTTGTAGATGTACTTTGCTCTCCTTGAGATACTTTAGTATCGAATCTTTTTTTTTCCGTCTTTTAGAACATGCAATATTTTTGCCATTAAATCCAATGATCTATCTTTTCTTTGATGGATTTTAACCAAGGTTTCAAGGAATAATTTTTCTCTCTTTATTCTTTAATGGGTGCTTTTCTCTTACACCTTTTTTCATGTCTCATTCTTTATCTTGTTCCTATGCTTGCGACTTTCTTTGATCCCTTCTTTGATACCTAATCTATCTTTTACTAGAAAGCATCAATAATTTAGTTTATCCTACATGATGAAAAGATTGATGATATGATACCACCAACATGAAGCTTAGCTAAATATTCATACGAAAATACTCAAATATGAAATAGCCACCAAGATATTTAGATAATAGATTGTCAAAATGCCTACAACACATAATAGATTTGAACACATAATAATGGCTcaaatcaaatattttatctaaataTGTTTCTATAACAAATTATGACTTTAATTATTTTCCTCTACAACAATCAAAAATATATTTAGAAAGGAAAATAACTTCCCCAAAGCTTAATCTATTATGATCTAATAAGAAACATACACATGTGCAACAATCAACCTAGATTAGTGATGGATAGACATGGACTAATGTAATATGAAATAAAATGCTAAAGAAATGCAAATAAATacaaataatcaatttatttatcttTCTGATAGTAGAATGAGTACAATATGAGATTTCACTAAAAAATGAATGCTTTGAGATAAGAGAAGGATAATGATAGCCTGTATCTCACCTCGAGATTAGAATAGTTTGCTTGCTCTATATTGGGTTGAGTTTGTGATTGCATAAATGTCTAGCATTTGTGGACTTGATTGAGCATTCTACATAACTCCTCCCTATTTTCATTGGTTCAACTTTGATTCTTTTGCTTGTTTTAGTATTTTGAGATTGGTAGTATTATAGAATATGTTTGTAGAATTGACATTAGTGTTGCAAGGGGACATATTTTCCAGGTCAACCCCTAGAAAAAATGAGTAAATAATGGAAGACAATACTCTCAATCAATTATATACTTCTAGAATGATCATGTAAATCTAGATCCCATTTATTGTACCAATTGAAGTTTTCTAATGCAAATGATATATGCCTTAGACTACTTAGAGAAAGGATGATGAGATAGGATGTGAAAAAGGGTACATCATTGAATGACTTAAATATTAGGACATAAGAATGAATCACACAAATTTGTGTCAATGAattggccaaaatttgaatttgaaagggtAGAGTTTGGTGGTCTAAAGTCTTACCCATGATCATAGACTTTGATCTTTGACGAAAAAAAAACCTAGATCAAGATGGATGATAGATTCATGAAAATATATGCattaatgcaataaatatacaaatctaaaaaatatattaagatatatatacaattaaattaaataagaaataaatgaataaaattgtCTTGAATAAATTGACTTAGCGATCATATTTGTAGCTATTGTTGCTTCGTCTGTCTCCAATAATAGATTCCCATCCTGTTTGGATTGTAGAACAAGTAACAATAAGATCTATTTAGAAACAAAATTACACTAtttatcaatataaaaaataaattaaaaagattAAATCAGAAATGAGGAAGGTCTCAATATTTCGTTATTACAATGCTATTTAGTAACATAGAAGGAAAAACACATGGATGAAAAGTGAACAGCTTGAGGAATATGTTTGAAGAAGAGAAGATAATAATAGTTGTAGATTTCTTGATCAAGATACATAATAAAAGATCCCAGAAGCGAAaggaaaaaataaattagaaactAGATTTTGGATTGTACATGACTATCCGTAAATTCTATAAACCGGTATCCGTGATTTACCTTGTGAACATGATTAAAAACCtacattcatttattcatttctTACAACTACAGTGATACATGAATGCGTAATACTAAATTCACCGGATCAATTTATTGCTGAGACTTTTCTTTTAATTATTCGAAAGTGTTGAGTTGGTGCTGTATTCAAGGATTAGCTTGCCACCTTCACTGATATTGATTACGAGAAGTACAATCTACGGTTCAGATTTCTGGAGCATTGGGTGTCGTAAACATTTCATCAATAATTGAACACTACAACATTTATACTACACCAGTCTCACCTGAATTTTCTTAAATGTCATTCATATTTCTACCAACTCAGCAGACCACTGCAGCAATTTAAGTAGTGATTCGCCTGGTTGTTTCTTGTAAAATATCCAGAGTCGATCGAAGATGGGGGAAGAGAAGGTGAAGATTCATTCGACGTCGACGGTTGTGCCCAGCAAGGCTGTGGCGCCGGGAAAATGTTACCCGCTGTCGAACCTGGATCACATGATGCGCCTGCACAATGTCCGACTGGTATACTACTACAAAAAGTTCAGCAACAAAGCAAGCTTGGATCTTATCTCGAACTTGAAAATTTCCCTGTCGGCTGTTCTTTCCAGCTACCCGGCAGTCTGCGGAAGGTTGCAGACCCGAGACGACGGCAACTGGGAGATCAAGTGCACCGATGCCGGAGTTAGGGCTTTGGAGGCCACGGTCGATTCAACGCTTGAAAATTGGCTTCAAACAGCCGATAGATCTGCCGAGTTAGGGCTTTGCCATTGGGAGGGCATTGGCTCTGATCTTTATATTTCCTCGCTCGTCTATGTCCAGGTCGGTTGAATCTGTGTCTTTAACAAGATATTTCATTACAGAATCCTCAATATTTAGACATTTCACTGAAGAATCCTCAATATTTAGACATTTCACTGAAGAATCTTTAATATTTAGATATTTCACTAAAGAGTCCTCAATATTTAGATATTTTACTAAAGAATCCTCAATATTTGGATATTTCACTTAAGAATCCTCAATATTTAGATGTTTCATCACAGATTCCTCAAATTTTTCTTGGTTTTTCTGAAACCCTAACCTTCATTAGGATCTAATTTTGCCGTATCTATTCACAGAAAATCGATTGAAATATAATCTTTATGCTTGCAGTTCAATGAATTTGAAGGAGGGGGATTGGCGATAGGAATAAGCTGCGGACACATGCTGGCAGACCCGAGTTGCCTAACCCTAATGATGAAAGCCTGGGGAGAAACTCACCGCCGGGCACAGGTTTTGCACCCGCCCTTCTTCCACCCGCCGGGGCTCAAGGCACGCGCCAACAAGAACAATGAAACCACGGCAACGCGCTACTATGAGACAACATTCAAGCAGGAGGTTAGCACCTCCTTAAATTTCAGGACCGTGACCTTCAAATTCAGCCATGACATGGTCCAGCAGTGCATTTCACAAGTTGAGAGCGGGAGTCATAAATATCAAGGGGTTACAGCGTTTGAGGCCCTGTCTGCCCTGTTCTGGGCCGCCTGCAGCAAGGCCAAGGATCTGCAAGAAGCTAGGTTATCTATCTGCACCGAATTTCGGAAAATAATTATTGCCCCTCTGCCACACGGTTTCTTCGGAAACGCACTGCATTTTTCAGAGGTGTGCATGACCGCGCAAGATCTTGCCGACCTGTCTCGCCCTGCCAAGGCAATACACGATGATATTTTCCGGCTGGAAAGGGAGGAACTGAGGTCGGTGATTGAATGGCTTGAAAATCACAAGAACAAGGAAGGGCAGCTGCCGCTCCCCTTTTATCTCTACGGTCCTCACTTGACAGCCATTAATGGAGAAGGCTTCTTTACATATGAGAGTGTGTTCGAGCAGGATGAGAAGCCCCTCCATGTTTCGTATTATGTGGAGCCTATGCATGAGGAAGGTCTTATTTTCGTGCTACCTTCCGCTGAAGGTAATCTCAGCAGAACTGTTATGCTCACTCTTCCCGAGCACCAGGCGAGCTATGTTTGTCAGGATCCTGACATTTTACAATTCTCCCCTACATTATGGATGAAATAAAAACAGATGATCAGAAGAATGTAAAGTTTTTGTGTTGTAATCTGGATTGCATGAATAAATGAAAGCGATTGCAGTATATTGCCAAGTGCAATTTAGCTGATAGCTGCTGTAATTGCATGCATGCTTTTTTTGATAGCGATTTCAGACCAATTTGGATGATAAAGAGTAAAAAAGTGATACCTGAATGCCCCACCAACCCAATTTAAAGCTTTTTGTTAAGCCTAATCAATATGAAATCTACCCATAAACCTGTTTTCCGACGGATCATTAACTGATGAAAGGGAATTTGTCCAAAGTCCCGCTTGATTCCTGgctcttctaatttttctt contains these protein-coding regions:
- the LOC131079575 gene encoding protein ECERIFERUM 2, which translates into the protein MGEEKVKIHSTSTVVPSKAVAPGKCYPLSNLDHMMRLHNVRLVYYYKKFSNKASLDLISNLKISLSAVLSSYPAVCGRLQTRDDGNWEIKCTDAGVRALEATVDSTLENWLQTADRSAELGLCHWEGIGSDLYISSLVYVQFNEFEGGGLAIGISCGHMLADPSCLTLMMKAWGETHRRAQVLHPPFFHPPGLKARANKNNETTATRYYETTFKQEVSTSLNFRTVTFKFSHDMVQQCISQVESGSHKYQGVTAFEALSALFWAACSKAKDLQEARLSICTEFRKIIIAPLPHGFFGNALHFSEVCMTAQDLADLSRPAKAIHDDIFRLEREELRSVIEWLENHKNKEGQLPLPFYLYGPHLTAINGEGFFTYESVFEQDEKPLHVSYYVEPMHEEGLIFVLPSAEGNLSRTVMLTLPEHQASYVCQDPDILQFSPTLWMK